One window of Phycodurus eques isolate BA_2022a chromosome 8, UOR_Pequ_1.1, whole genome shotgun sequence genomic DNA carries:
- the atcaya gene encoding caytaxin isoform X1 has translation MGTTKATLRMENMEVKDEWQDEDFPRLLPEYGDMDSSCGLTDNRTSPPNSLNMSSPGGGAGVSSSHRTRRTLVAPEMNLSLDKSEGSLLSDDFLDTPDDLDINVDDIDTPDETDSLEFITNGNDLEWEDDTPVASAKAGPTGGSGDLDEEGNANNGRLWRSVIIGEQEHRIDMQIIRPYQRVITHGGYFGEGLNAIIVFSACYLPDSSIPEYHYIMENLFLYVVSSLEMLVAEDYLIIYMNGATPRSKMPGISWLKKCYQMIDRRLRKNLKSLVIAHPSWFIRTILAISRPFISVKFMNKIQYVQSLDELALMVPMEHVHVPECVMQFDEERIKARRERMEQQQRQQLSGPQEPVNKKSERPKSESVEQGI, from the exons ATGGGCACCACAAAAGCTACTCTAAGAATGGAGAACATGGAAGTGAAAGACGAGTGGCAGGATGAAGACTTCCCGAG ACTTCTACCTGAGTACGGAGACATGGACTCCTCTTGTGGCCTCACAGACAACAGAACCT CTCCTCCCAACTCCCTGAATATGAGCTCACCTGGAGGAGGCGCAGGCGTGTCATCCTCGCACCGTACAAGGCGTACATTGGTTGCCCCTGAGATGAACCTGTCCCTAGATAAAAGTGAGGGATCTCTGCTGTCAGATGACTTCCTGGACACACCTGATGACCTGGACATCAATGTGGACGACATTGACACGCCAGATGAGACAGACTCGTTGGAGTTCATCACCAATGGCAATGACCTGGAGTGGGAAG ATGACACCCCAGTGGCCTCGGCCAAAGCAGGTCCAACTGGTGGTTCGGGAGACTTGGATGAGGAAGGAAATGCCAACAATGGACGCCTCTGGAGGTCAGTGATCATTGGAGAACAGGAACACAGGATTGACATGCAGATTATCCGACCGTACCAGAGAGTCATCACCCATGGGG GATATTTTGGGGAAGGCCTGAATGCCATCATTGTTTTCTCTGCATGCTACCTGCCTGACAGCAGCATCCCAGAATACCACTACATCATGGAAAACCTTTTCCT GTATGTGGTAAGCAGTCTTGAGATGCTCGTAGCTGAAGACTACCTGATCATCTACATGAATGGAGCCACTCCCAGGAGTAAGATGCCTGGAATTAGCTGGCTAAAGAAATGCTACCAGATGATTGACAGAAG GTTGAGAAAGAATTTGAAGTCTCTGGTCATTGCTCATCCTTCTTGGTTCATTCGCACTATACTGGCTATATCCAGGCCCTTTATCAG TGTGAAATTCATGAATAAGATCCAGTATGTTCAGAGCCTAGATGAACTGGCCCTAATGGTCCCCATGGAGCACGTGCATGTGCCGGAATGTGTTATGCA GTTTGATGAGGAGCGGATTAAAGCTCGCAGAGAAAG GATGGAGCAACAGCAGAGGCAGCAACTGTCAGGCCCACAGGAACCGGTTAACAAAAAATCTGAGAG GCCAAAGTCAGAGTCTGTAGAGCAAGGAATATGA
- the atcaya gene encoding caytaxin isoform X2, with protein sequence MDSSCGLTDNRTSPPNSLNMSSPGGGAGVSSSHRTRRTLVAPEMNLSLDKSEGSLLSDDFLDTPDDLDINVDDIDTPDETDSLEFITNGNDLEWEDDTPVASAKAGPTGGSGDLDEEGNANNGRLWRSVIIGEQEHRIDMQIIRPYQRVITHGGYFGEGLNAIIVFSACYLPDSSIPEYHYIMENLFLYVVSSLEMLVAEDYLIIYMNGATPRSKMPGISWLKKCYQMIDRRLRKNLKSLVIAHPSWFIRTILAISRPFISVKFMNKIQYVQSLDELALMVPMEHVHVPECVMQFDEERIKARRERMEQQQRQQLSGPQEPVNKKSERPKSESVEQGI encoded by the exons ATGGACTCCTCTTGTGGCCTCACAGACAACAGAACCT CTCCTCCCAACTCCCTGAATATGAGCTCACCTGGAGGAGGCGCAGGCGTGTCATCCTCGCACCGTACAAGGCGTACATTGGTTGCCCCTGAGATGAACCTGTCCCTAGATAAAAGTGAGGGATCTCTGCTGTCAGATGACTTCCTGGACACACCTGATGACCTGGACATCAATGTGGACGACATTGACACGCCAGATGAGACAGACTCGTTGGAGTTCATCACCAATGGCAATGACCTGGAGTGGGAAG ATGACACCCCAGTGGCCTCGGCCAAAGCAGGTCCAACTGGTGGTTCGGGAGACTTGGATGAGGAAGGAAATGCCAACAATGGACGCCTCTGGAGGTCAGTGATCATTGGAGAACAGGAACACAGGATTGACATGCAGATTATCCGACCGTACCAGAGAGTCATCACCCATGGGG GATATTTTGGGGAAGGCCTGAATGCCATCATTGTTTTCTCTGCATGCTACCTGCCTGACAGCAGCATCCCAGAATACCACTACATCATGGAAAACCTTTTCCT GTATGTGGTAAGCAGTCTTGAGATGCTCGTAGCTGAAGACTACCTGATCATCTACATGAATGGAGCCACTCCCAGGAGTAAGATGCCTGGAATTAGCTGGCTAAAGAAATGCTACCAGATGATTGACAGAAG GTTGAGAAAGAATTTGAAGTCTCTGGTCATTGCTCATCCTTCTTGGTTCATTCGCACTATACTGGCTATATCCAGGCCCTTTATCAG TGTGAAATTCATGAATAAGATCCAGTATGTTCAGAGCCTAGATGAACTGGCCCTAATGGTCCCCATGGAGCACGTGCATGTGCCGGAATGTGTTATGCA GTTTGATGAGGAGCGGATTAAAGCTCGCAGAGAAAG GATGGAGCAACAGCAGAGGCAGCAACTGTCAGGCCCACAGGAACCGGTTAACAAAAAATCTGAGAG GCCAAAGTCAGAGTCTGTAGAGCAAGGAATATGA
- the mibp gene encoding muscle-specific beta 1 integrin binding protein, with protein sequence MKYVIGIGGVTNGGKTTLTNKLIKTLPNCCVVHQDDFFKKPDQIEVGEDGFKQWDVITALDMEAMTDTVKGWVENPVKFARSHGVPLSSSSDVANPDEQTHILIVEGFLLYNDPQLLDVYDKCYYISIPYEECKRRRSTRQYTVPDPPGLFEGHVWPMYLKHRTEMEGSRLDIEYLDGLKCKEELYNQVYEDIQNNLLHRS encoded by the exons ATGAAATACGTTATAGGAATTGGCGG AGTCACTAATGGTGGTAAAACCACCCTGACTAATAAGTTGATCAAGACATTGCCCAATTGTTGTGTAGTGCACCAGGACGACTTTTTCAAG AAACCCGATCAGATAGAAGTCGGGGAGGACGGCTTTAAACAATGGGATG TGATCACTGCCTTGGACATGGAGGCCATGACCGACACCGTCAAAGGCTGGGTGGAGAATCCAGTGAAGTTTGCCCGTTCGCACGGTGTCCCGCTGTCTTCTTCCTCCGACGTGGCCAACCCAGATGAGCAGACCCACATCCTGATTGTGGAGGGCTTCCTGCTCTACAATGACCC GCAGCTGCTGGATGTTTATGACAAGTGCTATTACATCTCCATTCCCTATGAAGAGTGCAAGAGGAGGAGAag tacAAGACAATACACAGTCCCAGACCCTCCCGGCCTGTTTGAAGGCCATGTTTGGCCGATGTACCTCAAGCACCGCACAGAGATGGAAGGCAGTCGCTTAGATATTG AGTACCTGGATGGCTTGAAATGCAAAGAAGAGCTCTACAACCAGGTGTATGAGGACATCCAGAACAACCTGCTTCATCGTTCATAG